A window of the Macaca nemestrina isolate mMacNem1 chromosome X, mMacNem.hap1, whole genome shotgun sequence genome harbors these coding sequences:
- the SY gene encoding synaptophysin — MLLLADMDVVNQLVAGGQFRVVKEPLGFVKVLQWVFAIFAFATCGSYSGELQLSVDCANKTESDLSIEVEFEYPFRLHQVYFDAPTCRGGTTKVFLVGDYSSSAEFFVTVAVFAFLYSMGALATYIFLQNKYRENNKGPMLDFLATAVFAFMWLVSSSAWAKGLSDVKMATDPENIIKEMPVCRQTGNTCKELRDPVTSGLNTSVVFGFLNLVLWVGNLWFVFKETGWAAPFLRAPPGAPEKQPAPGDAYGDAGYGQGPGGYGPQDSYGPQGGYQPDYGQPAGGSGGGYGPQGDYGQQGYGPQGAPTSFSNQM, encoded by the exons ATGCTGCTGCTGGCAGACATGGACGTGGTGAATCAG CTGGTGGCTGGGGGTCAGTTCCGGGTGGTCAAGGAGCCCCTCGGCTTTGTGAAGGTGCTGCAATGG GTCTTCGCCATCTTCGCCTTTGCCACATGCGGCAGCTACAGTGGGGAGCTCCAGCTGAGCGTGGATTGTGCCAACAAGACCGAGAGTGACCTCAGCATCGAGGTCGAGTTCGAGTACCCCTTCAG GCTGCACCAAGTGTACTTTGATGCACCCACCTGCCGAGGGGGCACCACCAAGGTCTTCTTAGTTGGGGACTACTCCTCGTCAGCCGAATTCTTTGTCACCGTGGCTGTGTTTGCCTTCCTCTACTCCATGGGGGCTCTGGCCACCTACATCTTCCTGCAGAACAAGTACCGAGAGAATAACAAAGGGCCCATGCTG GACTTTCTGGCCACGGCTGTGTTTGCCTTCATGTGGCTAGTTAGCTCATCGGCATGGGCCAAGGGGCTGTCAGATGTGAAGATGGCCACAGACCCAGAGAACATTATCAAGGAGATGCCCGTCTGCCGCCAGACAGGGAACACATGCAAGGAACTGAGAGACCCTGTGACCTCGGGACTCAACACCTCGGTG GTGTTCGGCTTCCTGAACCTGGTGCTCTGGGTCGGCAACCTGTGGTTCGTGTTTAAGGAGACAGGCTGGGCCGCCCCGTTCCTGCGCGCGCCTCCCGGCGCCCCCGAGAAACAACCGGCACCCGGGGACGCCTACGGAGATGCGGGCTACGGGCAGGGCCCCGGCGGGTACGGGCCCCAGGATTCCTACGGGCCTCAGGGCGGCTACCAGCCTGACTACGGTCAACCAGCCGGCGGCAGTGGCGGTGGGTACGGGCCTCAGGGCGACTATGGGCAGCAAGGCTACGGCCCGCAGGGTGCACCCACCTCCTTCTCCAATCAGATGTAG